DNA sequence from the Tissierella sp. MB52-C2 genome:
TTAAGTTTGGCTATTAAAGATTATAATGCCATGTTTAAAACCAATTATGGTGTAGAAAGCAATGAATTTCAAAATTATTATCGTGATCTTGCTAAACGAGTGAAGAATAAAGAAATCGATTTATTGATTGTAGTAGGAATGTTTTTGACAGGTTTCGATGCACCTACATTGAATACTTTATTTGTTGATAAAAATCTTAGATATCATGGTTTAATACAGGCTTTTTCAAGAACAAATCGTATTTACGATTCTACTAAAAACTTTGGAAATATTGTTACTTTTAGAGACTTAGAACAAGCAACTATAGACGCAATTACTCTTTTTGGAGATAAAAATACTAAAAATGTAGTGTTGGAAAAAAGCTACAAAGAATATATGGAAGGATTCACTGATGTGGCAACTGGTGAAGCCCGCCGTGGATATGTAGATGTAGTCAAAGAATTACAAGAACATTTTTCTAGTACGGATGATATTGTTACTGAAAAAGATAAAAAAGAGTTTGTTAAACTCTTTGGTGAATATTTGCGTATTGAAAATATCCTTCAGAATTACGATGAATTTTCAGCTTTAAGAGCTTTACAAACAATAGATATTACTGACTCTAAGACTTTAGAAAAATTTAAATCAACTTATTATGTAAGTGATGAAGAGATAGCTACTATGCAAGAGATTAAAGTGCCTGAGGAAAGAACTATTCAAGACTATCGTTCTGCATATAACGATATTCGCGATTGGCTACGTCGTGAAAAAGCTGGAAATGAAAAAGAAAATTCCTCTATTGATTGGGATGATGTTGTCTTTGAAGTAGATCTTTTAAAATCACAAGAGATAAATTTAGATTACATTCTTGAACTTATTTTTGAAAAAAATAAAAAAGTAAAGAGTAAAGAATTGTTGATTGAAGAAGTACGTCGTATAATTCGATCTAGTGTGGGGAACCGTGCAAAAGAAAGCTTAGTAGTTGATTTTATTCATCAAGCAGATTTAGACGAGATTCAAGATAAAGCAAGTATTATTGAGGCCTTCTTTTTATTTGCACAAGCGGAGCAAAAACGGGAAGCGGAAGAATTGATCAATGCTGAAAAACTAAATGAAGAGTCTGCAAAAAGGTATATTTTGAATTCGTTAAAAAGAGAATATGTCAGTGAAAATGGAACGGACCTTAATGAAATTCTTCCTAAAATGAGTCCGCTTAATCCTCAATATTTAGCAAAAAAGCAGAGCGTTTTTCAGAAGATTTCTGCTTTTGTAGATAAATTTAAAGGTGTGGGTGGAAAGATTTAATAATATTAAAATATAAAGGATAATGTGGATAAATGGCAGAATTTAAATATGAAGTAACTCAAAAACATGGTAAATTGTCAGAATCTTCAAAGGGTTGGACAACGGAACTTAGGAGTATAAGTTGGAACGAAAAAGAAGCTAAGTACGATCTTCGAGAATGGGCGCCTAATGGCGAGAAAATGGGAAAAGGCATTACCTTGTCAACAGAAGAATTAGTTAAGCTAAAAGAATTTTTAAATAATATGGAAATATAGCGGCTAATTAGCATCAAGGATAGGCACTCAAATAAATTTGTTTTATTTGAGTGCCTTTTTGAAGATGTATTTTGGTTGAAGTTTTTGTTATACTTTTAAGCTA
Encoded proteins:
- a CDS encoding PC4/YdbC family ssDNA-binding protein → MAEFKYEVTQKHGKLSESSKGWTTELRSISWNEKEAKYDLREWAPNGEKMGKGITLSTEELVKLKEFLNNMEI